From a region of the Impatiens glandulifera chromosome 4, dImpGla2.1, whole genome shotgun sequence genome:
- the LOC124936420 gene encoding uncharacterized protein LOC124936420, with protein sequence MAEDGRTRELPVKSMAYTNPWRFTLFLHFTIFASILHFSVSMESGEGDRDGTIRSGILTGQRRGLMRFREIPSGSNVTFECSPSGPCIACQYSEKNDPKFRCSETGYRIPLKCVETRVNADNAKKKNSSKGRLTLQTNDVSKSSGAAEVYITYRSCIPAVNEEKLSVFGFESIMLGLLLLSGSVIYFRQKRSNNNNNSQPGISMVRIPSNSRF encoded by the exons ATGGCAGAGGACGGTAGAACAAGGGAGCTTCCGGTCAAATCAATGGCATATACAAATCCATGGCGATTTACTCTCTTTTTACACTTCACGATCTTCGCATCCATTCTTCATTTCTCCGTATCGATGGAATC AGGTGAAGGAGATCGAGATGGAACAATTAGGTCTGGAATATTAACAGGACAACGTCGAGGTCTGATGAGATTTAGAGAGATACCTTCTGGTAGCAACGTTACTTTTGAATGCTCACCTTCTGGTCCTTGTATTGCTTGCCAATACTCTGAAAAG AATGATCCTAAGTTTCGTTGCAGTGAAACTGGCTACCGTATACCTTTAAAATGTGTAGAAACTCGTGTTAATGCTGATAATGCAAAGAAAAAGAATAGTTCCAAGGGTCGGTTGACACTCCAAACTAACGATGTGTCTAAATCATCGGGTGCTGCTGAGGTTTATATTACCTATAGAAGCTGTATACCTGCTGTTAATGAAGAAAAGTTGTCTGTGTTTGGTTTTGAG AGTATTATGCTGGGTTTGTTGCTTCTTAGTGGTTCGGTTATATATTTCAGACAGAAAAGAAGTAACAACAACAATAACTCGCAACCGGGGATCAGCATGGTGAGAATTCCTTCCAATTCTAGGTTCTAA
- the LOC124936380 gene encoding pyruvate dehydrogenase E1 component subunit alpha, mitochondrial-like — translation MALRRSYRTGNLLNPLKAVISNLPSILRPFSSASNDTNTITIETSIPFSGHNCEPPSRTVETTPKELITFFHDMTVMRRMEIASDMLYKAKLVRGFCHLYDGQEAVAIGMESVITKKDAVITTYRDHCLFLGRGGTLLETFAELMGREAGCSKGKGGSMHLYKKDRGFFGGHGIVGAQVPLGCGLAFAQKYLKEGTVTFTMYGDGAANQGQLFEALNISALLDLPVILVCENNHYGMGTAEWRAAKSPAYYKRGDYVPGLKVDGMDVLAVKQACKYAKEYVLKNGPIILEMDTYRYHGHSMSDPGSTYRTRDEISNVRQERDPIDRVKKLILSHDLATEKDLKDIEKETRKVVDEAIAKAKEFSMPDPSELFTNVYVNGLGTESFGADRKELRVTLP, via the exons ATGGCTCTTCGTCGGAGTTACAGAACGGGAAATCTGCTGAATCCTCTAAAAGCCGTGATCTCAAACCTTCCGTCAATTCTCCGGCCATTTTCATCGGCATCAAACGACACAAATACCATCACAATCGAGACAAGTATCCCTTTCTCCGGTCATAACTGCGAACCGCCATCACGAACGGTTGAAACCACACCAAAGGAACTAATTACTTTCTTCCATGACATGACAGTGATGCGTCGTATGGAGATAGCCTCCGATATGTTATACAAGGCAAAACTAGTTCGTGGATTCTGTCACTTGTACGACGGACAGGAAGCCGTCGCCATAGGAATGGAATCTGTAATTACAAAGAAAGACGCCGTAATTACAACTTACCGCGATCACTGTCTCTTCCTTGGCCGTGGCGGGACCTTATTGGAGACGTTTGCTGAACTTATGGGGCGTGAAGCAGGTTGTTCTAAAGGAAAAGGTGGGTCGATGCATTTGTATAAAAAGGATCGTGGGTTCTTTGGTGGACATGGAATTGTTGGGGCTCAGGTGCCGTTAGGGTGTGGATTAGCGTTTGCTCAGAAATATTTGAAGGAGGGGACTGTGACTTTTACTATGTATGGTGATGGTGCAGCGAATCAAGGGCAGTTATTTGAGGCTCTTAATATATCTGCTCTTTTGGATCTTCCTGTGATTCTTGTTTGTGAAAACAATCATT ATGGAATGGGAACGGCTGAATGGAGAGCAGCAAAAAGTCCAGCTTATTATAAAAGAGGAGATTATGTACCTGGCTTGAAG GTGGATGGAATGGATGTCCTTGCTGTTAAACAGGCATGCAAATATGCAAAGGAATATGTTCTAAAAAATGGCCCTATA ATACTGGAAATGGATACTTACAGGTACCATGGTCATTCTATGTCTGATCCAGGAAGTACATATCGAACACGCGATGAGATTAGTAACGTGAGACAG GAGCGTGATCCAATCGATAGAGTGAAAAAACTGATATTATCTCATGACCTGGCCACTGAGAAAGATCTCAAG GATATTGAGAAGGAAACTAGAAAAGTGGTTGATGAGGCCATTGCAAAAGCAAAG GAATTCTCAATGCCAGATCCGTCTGAGCTCTTCACCAATGTGTATGTGAATGGCTTGGGAACTGAG TCATTTGGAGCAGATAGGAAAGAGCTTAGAGTTACACTTCCTTGA
- the LOC124936270 gene encoding zinc finger MYND domain-containing protein 15, translated as MECAGNGSESRCVRKPTRRCGRCSAVSYCSVSHQISHWSVHKKECERLEEQMKDVAVLNEFPFTFSCEATFQICEKRESRCSLLEKFGIHRIGMWMHECCCGEQDSFSECFRLMENWNIPSVLCPCQGPISPIPKQLTDWKEYYEWRHIPLHSPAALLLHWPLTLYRAVKLAVGRNLIRDITEELSIHFLGPEKELYQLAVFGELHALFPGLKVHVELIGPAIPEHWDGQKIDLYNYAHCNEENCTCKSSGASTDMTDRTAVVTLRLNAGYYHERFKDIRKSSFPHIVFAPNAGIAAYRSWLPTIELLKENNIPAVFSDYCEEACHLATSCISTVTGISPRIPIELNPFRQPLAVESGPLYIPCYSNCFLFGM; from the exons ATGGAGTGCGCGGGAAATGGCAGTGAATCTCGTTGCGTTCGCAAACCTACCAGACGCTGTGGTCGCTGCAGCGCCGTCTCTTACTGCTCCGTCTCACACCAG ATTTCTCACTGGAGTGTACATAAGAAAGAATGTGAAAGGTTAGAAGAACAGATGAAGGATGTTGCTGTTTTAAATGAATTCCCTTTTACGTTTTCCTGCGAGGCGACTTTTCAG ATTTGTGAGAAACGAGAGAGCCGCTGTTCATTGCTGGAAAAATTTGGAATTCATCGCATTGGTATGTGGATGCATGAATGCTGCTGTGGGGAGCAAGATTCATTTTCTGAATGTTTCAG GTTGATGGAAAATTGGAACATCCCAAGTGTGCTATGTCCATGCCAGG GTCCTATATCTCCCATACCAAAGCAATTGACTGACTGGAAGGAATACTATGAGTGGAGGCACATCCCACTTCATTCACCTGCTGCTCTGCTTCTTCACTgg CCTCTTACCTTATATCGGGCTGTTAAACTTGCTGTTGGGAGGAACTTAATTCGGGATATCACTGAGGAACTGTCTATTCATTTCCTGG GGCCCGAGAAAGAACTTTATCAATTGGCAGTGTTTGGTGAGTTGCATGCCCTTTTTCCTGGACTAAAGGTGCACGTGGAACTGATTGGTCCTGCTATCCCAGAACATTG GGATGGGCAAAAGATTGACCTTTACAATTATGCTCATTGCAACGAGGAAAACTGCACCTGCAAATCTTCAGGAGCAAGTACTGACATGACTGATAGAACTGCTGTAGTCACATTAAGGCTCAATGCTGGTTACTACCATGAACGATTTAAAGATATTCGGAAG AGTTCATTTCCGCATATAGTCTTTGCTCCGAATGCTGGTATTGCTGCTTACAGAAGCTGGTTACCAACTATA GAGCTACTGAAGGAAAACAATATCCCGGCAGTATTTTCCGATTACTGTGAGGAAGCTTGTCATCTGGCAACATCTTGCATAAGCACTGTAACCGGCATTTCTCCAAGAATTCCT ATTGAGCTGAATCCATTCAGGCAGCCACTGGCTGTAGAATCTGGTCCTCTTTATATTCCTTGCTATTCAAATTGCTTCCTTTTCGGCATGTAG